CCGCTAGTTTGCCCAGGACAAATTCGTTATCCGCGCCCACCGGTTTCAGCGCCCACTTCATGCGAGGCGGGGTGTCCGACATCTTGTACGCCGGCCCCTGGTGCAGCAGGTCGCCGTAATAGGGATCGTCCAGCCAGCGCACCGCGCCGCGCTCTTGCCAGTGCGGGTTGGTGGCTACCTCTTTGGCGTTCCACACCGGTTGGTTGAGAATTTTGGCCTTGTCGAGAATGCCGGCAACGTCTTCCTTGGTCTTGTCTGCCGCCCACTTCTCCAGGAAGGGATAAATCTCCATCTGCGCTTCCGGCTTCAGGCGCTGGTCAGCCTTGGCGTACTTGGCGGCAAGGTTCCCGTCGCCTATCGTCTTGCACAGGCGCGCGAAATCCTCGTCGCTGCTGGCGCTCACCAGGATGTAGCCTTCCTCGTTCTCCTGCGGGTTGTCCGAGTTCGGGTACGAAGACTTGCCGCACTTGATGATGCCGTGCACGCACAGCTGCGTATCCCACGTCCCCCAGCGCTCCCGGGTGATTCCTTTTTTCCCGTACAAGGGCAGTGCGTACTCCAGCTGGCGGGTGACCCCGTGCACCTGCGAGTACTCCATGAACGTGCCTTCGCCGGAAACTTTGTCCCGGTAGTAGAGCGCTGCCAGGATCTGCACCGCGCCCATCATTCCGCCCCAGTAGTCAGCCAGCCAGATGGTGTGCTTGGAAGGCGAACCTCCCATGAACTCCGGCTTGCCGGTCATGCCGAAGTTGCCGCCCTGCGCCTGGCCCAGGATGTCGTACGATGCCCGCACGCGTCCCGGTCCCCAGCCGCCAAAGCCGCCCAGCCACTGGTAAATCAGCCGTGGATTGATGTCTTTCAACTGGCGGTAGCCGATGCCCCAGCGCTCGAAGGTGCCCGGTCGATAGTTCTCCACGAACACGTCCGACTTCGCCGCGAGTTTTTTCACCAGGTTCTGGCCTTCCGGACGGTGAAAGTCGATCGAGCAGAAATACTCGTTCGGGTTCGCCCCCAGGAATCCCAGGCCGGTGCCGCGCTCGGGGACATACTTCGAGAGCGGGTAGAGAAATGGTTCGTTGAACGGCGTGGTGTGTCGCATCGCCTCGCCGCGCCGCGGAGCCTCGATCTTAATGACCTCGGCTCCCAATTCTGCCAGGTACGAGGCGCAAGACGGACCCAGAATGTATTGCGTACAGGAAAGCACGCGGATGCCCTTCAGTGCTTCGGGCTTGGCGAACTCCCCCTTGGGGTCGAAGGTCTTGCGGCAAAACTCCTCGAAACTGACCTGCGGGGTGTTGGAAACTGCGGTATCGGTTGCCATGTTTTTCCTCCGCCTCAAAGGACGTTCGCCTGTTTGAGCCGCGTGAAATCGTCTGACGTGAAGCCAAGCAGCCGCCGGTAGGTGTCCTGATTGTCATAGCCGGTTGGCCGGCCCATCCACTTCAGGCGTCCCGGTGTCTTGGCCTGCTGGAACGGCGTGGTCCCGTACAGGATCTTGCCGTAGTGTGGCGACTCGGTCTCCGCTACGTGGCCGCGGTACTTGAAGTGTGGGTATTCCGCAACCTCGTTGACGTAGAGCACGCCGCCGGATGCCACCTGCTGCTTGGAGAGTTTCTTTTCCGCCTCGGTGCGGGAGTTGTCCTTCAGCCACTCGCCCAGCATGGTGTAGGTCTTGATCTGCTGGTTCATGGCCAGCCGGTCCGCTACTTCGCGCAGGTGCGGATCGGCCAGGATGTCCTCTTCCACCGTCGGGTGCTCGTCTCCTACCACCCGCCAGATGCGGTACCACAGGCGGTCATGTCCGCCCCCCACCATCATGTAGCCGTCCTTGCAGGGATTGACGGCGTAAATGTTGATGGCCAGGTCCCAATTGCCGAAGCGTGGCCGGATGCTGCCGTCCATCCCGTACCAAGCCCAGGAATAATCGAGAATGCGGATGATCGCTTCCGCCGACGTGGCTTCGATGAACTGCCCCTTGCCGGAAACCATTTCGCGGTAGTACAGCGCCGTCAGGATGCCCATGGCTGCGCTGGTCCCGCCCACGTGATCGGCCATCCACAGCGCCGAACGCATCGGAGTGCCGCCGAACTCCTTGGGATCGCCCGTGCCGTGCACAAACCCGCACGCCGCTTGCGCCACTGGATCCAGCATCCCGGGTTTGTCCTTGTGCGGACCCCACTGCCCCAGTTGCCCCACCCAGCAGTAGATCAGCCGCGGGTTGATTTCCTTCAGCTGCCGGTAGCCAATCCCCAATTCGTCGCGGTGTCCCGGCGGATCGTTCTCGATGATGACATCGGCGTGCGCCGCCAGTTTTTTGAACACCTCGCGTCCTTCCGGTGTTTCAAGGTTCAGGGTGACCGAATACTTGTTGCGCATCTCGTGCAGGAAATGCGCTCCCACCGGCTCGCCGGTTTCCTTGTCCTCGAACATGTAATCCTTGCGTCCGAAGGGAGTCAGCTTGCGCAACGGGTCGCCGCCGGGAGGCTCGATCTGGATCACCTCCGCCCCCAACTCCGACAACATCGAGGAGCACCAGTGCCCGATCATCATCCGCGTGGATGTGTCGAACACCCGGATGCGTGACAGTGCTTCCGGCTTCTCGAAGTTGTGGGATTGGCGACACATGGATTCAAGAAAAAGTGGATAATCTTTCGCCTGATCGCTCAAGCCGGCGTAAACCTCTTCCGGCGTGGGGATCGGCACGGCTGGCCAGGTTAGAACTTTGTCGTCGTTACTCATTCCCGTTTCTCCTGGGCGTCTTCGCATCTCGTTGCTCCGACGCGCTCTGCCTTCGATTGCTCTGGGGTCCCTTTTCCAAACATCAACTGCTTAGGACTGCGTTTCTTTTGCCGGTTGGCCCGATTTTGTGTAGCGGCGGAATTCATTCCGTCGGGTCGGCGGAATGAATTCCGCCGCTACACCTACACTTTCACCACGTCAATCGCACTGCAAACTGCAAGCGTCGCGTGCTGCCTGCGGCGTTGTACAAACCAAAACTCGGGCTGGACACCGTTCGCCAGTTATCGCTCTGCGCGGTCAAGAACGGCGTGTTGAACACGTTGTAGGCTTCCGCCCTCAGTTGCAACGTGAGTGGCGCCGACCCCCAGAATCCGCCTTCGGTCAGCGCAGTTTCTTTGAACAACGACCAGTCAAAATTCACCAGGCGATTCATGCGCACGCTGTTGCGTCCGCAGCTGCCGTCGTTGCCCAGCAACGGCTGCGAAAATCCATGCGTCGCGTCGCGATTGCCGAGCTGAAAGACGGCGTCGGATGCGCAGTTGGCGCGCGTGTTGTCGGCGCCGGTGGGAATCAGGTTGCCGTCCATATTCACGTCGGCAATCCCCAGGCGCGTTCCCGAGAGCAACGTCGCCGGAAGGCCGGTTTGCCACATGTTCACCGACTCGAAGCTCCACCCGTTCAACGCCGCTCGTGGCGCCCCATGCAGATTGCGGAAGAAGGGAATCTGCCAGATTCCGGTGACCAGCACGCGATGGGCAATATCGAAGTTCGACACCGCCCGCTCTGCCCGTGGATTGGTTGCCGATTGCGCAAAGCTGTTATCGTTCGCCTGGATGGTCGGGCTGAAATCGGAGGCATCGTCGATCGACTTCGACCACGTGTACGAAGCCTGGAACTGCAGCCCCCGCGAGAAGGTCTTTTTCCACTCCGCTTGCAGCGAGTGATAAATGGAGCTGCCGCCCGCCTGGTGCAGATTCACCTGGTCAAACCGCGGGTCGAGACGCCAGTTAAGTGGGCCATTCTCGTGCGCGGCCGCCGCCTGGAACTGGCTCAGCCGTGTCAACTCGTCGGCCGTGCTGGTCGCCGGCACGGGCAGATTTGTCACCAGCGGATTGATTGCCATCAGCCGCGTCAGCTGCGATCCCTTCGTGCCCACATACGCGATGGTTGCGATGGAATGGCCCGGCATTTGCCGCTCCATCCCCAGACTGAATTGCTGCACGTAAGGATTGGCCAGGTCCGGATCGCTCGTCGTCACGCTTCTGAAATTTGTCAGCGTTCCGAAGCCGCCGACCTGCGCTTGCGTCTGGGTTTGGATCAGCGCCGTGCCGTTCAGCAGGTTCTGGAAACTGTTCGCGTTCGCGATCTGGCACGTCGGCAAGTTTGCCGCCACGCACGACAGGCTGGGCGAATAATTGAACGGCGGCACCCAGCGCGATGCCGCCAGGGGCGTGAAGGTGAATGAGTCCCAATAAATTCCGTATCCGCCCCGCACCGCCAGCTTTCCGCCGCCCGGGTTCCACGCAAAACCCACGCGCGGCGCGATGTTGAACGTATTGCCATGAATCGCGTCACCGCCGGTGCGGAAGCTTCCCAGCGCCCCCGGCCCGGCCGCGCCGATTGTTCCCGTCTGCCGCGGGTCGAGGATGGAGGTGCTGCCGCCGGCATCGCTGAGCGCGCCCTGGATTTCCCACCGCAGCCCCGCGTTGATGGTCAGTGTTGGCTTCGCCTTCCAATCGTCCTGCACGAAAAAGCCGTACAGCCCAGTGCGGAATCCGCGCGCCGTGTTGCCGAACAATTGCGTCCACGTGCTCGGCTGCCCCGCCAGGAATTGGTTCAGCGACGCGAAGCTGAACACGCCTCGGCTGTTCGTCGCGTTCATCGAATTGTCCTGGATCTTTCGCAGGTCCGCGCCCGCCCGCAAGATGTGCCCGCCGTGCAGATCGCTCAGGACTTCATTGATTTGGAAAACGTTGAACACCCGGCTGGATGGCGCCGATTGTAGCGCGCCGAAGTTGACCAGTCCGCTGATCAGGAATCGCGGCGTGTCCAAACCGTTTTGCGGATTGCCCTGCGCCACCGCCCGCCCGTACGCCAGGCGCAGCTCATTCACCATCTTCGGCGTGGCGGCATAAGTTTCGGTGAGGCTGACGTTGCGCAGCTCAAAGTGATTGTCAACGTCGAAGCCCCGCAGCGTGTTCTGCGATGGGAAGCGCGCCACGAATGTCGCGATCCCTTGCAGATATCGCGCTGACAGCCGGTGTGCGTCGCTAATTTGGTGGTCCACTTTGGTGATGAACTGGTAGTTGTCCACCGGCGACGGCACCTGCACCGCCACCGTACCGACGTCCGGATTGCTGGTGGAACCGGTAGCCGCCGGCAGGAACTGGTTCATCAATCCGAGAATCGACGGATTGGTCGCCCGCGCTCGCGCCGCCGCGCTCGGCACGCTGGCCAGCGTCGTAAAACTTCCCCCACGCGTTTTCCGTCCTTCGTATCCCGCGAACAAGAACGTCCGGTCTTTGATCAGCGGGCCTCCAGCGGTCACGCCGTACGTGTTCTGTTTGAGCGGGGAAGGGCGGCCGGTCTGGTCGAAGTAGTCGCGCGCATTGAATGCGTCGTTTTGCAGGAAGTCGTACGCGCTGCCGTGCAGGAAATTGCTGCCGCTCTTCGTCACCATGATGACTTGCGCGTTCGACTTCACCCCGTATTCGGCGGAGAAGTTGCTCGTCAGGATTCTGATCTCCTGCAGCATGTCGGGCGTGATCGCCTGCATGCCGGGTGCGAACCCGCCAGCTTCCCAGTCGTTGGCATCGGTGTAGTCCAGTTGTACCGAGGTGGCGCGTGCCCGCCCGCCGTTGGCGGCGACCAGTCCCGACTGCACGCCCAGCACGATAATGAAAGATCCCCCACCTCCAAAGGTCGATCCCCCGCGCGGGTTGTTGGTCGGCGCGATGCCCGGCCCCAACTGCACCGTCGAGATCATGTTGCGCCCCAGGCTCGGCAGGCTCGACAACTCCAGCGCTGTCCGGGTCACGCTGCGCTGCCCGTCCGAAGAGTTCATCAGCTCCGGTGTTGATGTCACTTCCACTCGTGTCGCCGTCTGCCCGACCCGCAGCACCAGGTCTTGCCTCAATGTCTGGTTTGTCGAAACAACCAAGTCGACGCTCGGTCCGGTGAACGTTGGCGCCTCAGCCCGCAGCACGTAGCTTCCCGGCGGCAGGGCGAAAAAGGCGTAATACCCGTCGCGGCCTGTAATAAATGTGCGATTTGCGTTCGTGCCACGGCTGGCCAGCGTCACTCGGGCGCCATTCAACACCGCACCCGTGCTGTCCTTCACGGTTCCCTCGATCCGCCCCGCCGTGTATTGCGACCATGACGGCGGAGCAGCCGAAAGGCACGCCAATACGAGTGCGACCTGGAGGACCGATTTTCGTATTGGTCGTGACACGCGATACGCTCCTGGAATGGGCTAGCGCGTCCGACTGCGCTAGCCCTCTTGGTTCATGACCTTGACCCTGACCCTGACCCGATCAGCCTCGAGCGGGCGCTGCCGCGGCCCTGAATTCCTCTGTTTCGGGCGCCGCAGGACGCTTGGCCAGCAGTTCGCACACCAAGGCCACCGCCGCCAGTACGGCGGCCGTGTAAAACGCGGCCTGGTAGTTCTTGTACTTATCGAAGAGCACGCCACCGATGCGCGGTCCGATAATTCCGGCCACGCCCCAGGCGGTGAACAGCATCCCGTAGTTGATCCCTGCGTTCTTCGTGCCCCAGAAATCGGAAGTGGCCGAACCGTTTACCGAGAGCTGCGTCCCGTAGCACCAGTACACGGCGAACACCACAAGGTACAGCAAGCTGACGTTGCCACCGACCAGGTACAGGACCGGCATGGCGATCACCGACAGCCCGATCATCAGCCGCAGTACATTCAATCGCCCGATCCCGTCCGACATCCAGCCCGACAGAATGCGCCCGCTGGCGTTGCCCGCTGCTCCCACCACCAGTCCCATCGTGGCCAGTGCCGCGCTTGAGATCCCGGCGCTCTTGGCGAACGGAACCAGTTGGCTGATCACCATCAGTCCGGCGGAACAGCCCAGTGCGTACGCGACCCACATGAAATAGAAAGCGGGGGTTCTCAGCACTTCGGCAGGCGTGAACTCATAGGACGTGGCAGCCGCTTTCGCGGTCGCCGGCGCGGGTGTCCAGCCCGGTGGACGATAACCCGCTGGCGGGTTCTTCATCAGCATCGCCCCGAACACCGTCATCACCAGGAAAATTACGCCCAGGATTTGAAACGTGGTCGCCACCCCGTAGGCCGGGATCAGCTTCAGGTTGGCCAGAGGGCCGAAGATCGCCGAACCGCCGCCGTAGCCCGCCACGGCAAGACCAACCGCCAGGCCACGTTTGTCGGGAAACCACTTCGCCATCACCGGTATCGGGCAGGCGTAGCCGAAGCCGTTGCCCAATCCGCCGATCACTCCGAAACAGATATACAGGTAATTGAGTGACTGGGTATAAGCGCACAGGAAAAAGCCCAGGCTGACCAGGATTCCGCCGGCAAGCGCAATCTTCATCGGCCCGATCTTGTCTTGTAAGCGGCCCGCCACCACAAAGGTGATCGCAAACACCACTACCGCGATGGTGAACACGTTAGAGGTCTGCGCACGCTTCCAACCGAATTGTTTTTCCAGCGGAGCTACGAACACGCTCCACGCGTAGAGGGATCCCAGGGCCAGGTTCATCGAGAGCCCACCCACCACGCGCCACCACCGGCTGACCGATACTTGCTGCTGTGCTACCGCGGTTGCCATAGCTGTTCTCCTTCGTAAATTGCTGCGGTCATGAGCCCGTTACTGACCCTTCGATCCGGGTGCACGCGTCAGGCCTGCTCAAACGCCCTGGACGTTCTATCGAACGTTCATTCGGTTCCGCCCCCCTGCATTCACGCTCGCTGCTACTCCTCCATCACAGCCTGTTTTGCGTTAGTTCATCGATCGGGGCGAATGCGCAGTGCGTTTAAGAATTCCGCGTCCTTGCCGGTCAGAACCAGGAGATTTGCGTCCCCGCATTCTTGGTGCATGCCTGGCTTGATGCCGATCACCAGCAATGCTTCCGACCTCGCATCGCAGATGACGGTATCGTCGGGGTTGCACCGTGAGAGCGTCGCAACTAGCTCCCGAACCGTCATTCCGTGACCTCCGGAGATGGACGATCTATGTCCCGCACGTTGTGCTTGACCGCATGCGGACTGTTCAGGCCCGTCTGTCCCACCGGATTTTTATCGGACCGGGTCCGGTCCAGCACTCCCGGAAAGCGGGTGCAGAGTCGATTACATCCGTCTTCTGCTCTGAGTGCTCTGGGCCACGAGACTACCTGCCCTTCATGCCCGCGGCGTTTTGCAGAGTCGATTGCGTGCCGCCGTGGCCGTGAGTTGCAGCTCGAATGGATTGCAATACTCGTTGAAGATGTAGCAAGCGTCAGTGATGTACGTCACCGCTCTGAGTGACATGTGGACGCGTCCATCAGGAGTGGTCGGGTGCGGATACTGGCGGTGAAGTAGTTGCTATTCCGTGGACGGGGTTTCCGTGCTGCTGGACTCGCCTCGCGCGCATTGAGCGGGAATTTCTTCGGCGGAGCGCTCCGTCATTGAGTACAGGCACAGCGCCACAACGATACCGGCGACCGGCAACCAGATGGCCAGCAGAATGGTCCAGGCGTCCAAAGGCGCTCACCCCAGTGCGACCATGGGACCACAGCCAGCGGTCGAAAGCAAACAGTTTGTGGGTTTCTGGCCTTCATCTTTGCCACGCCGGCGGCGGCATCCCCTTTCGTGCTAACCGCGCCGGCGTATCCAATCGTATGTCTCCTCGGCACGGATATTGAGGGTCATCTGCCGGCGAGACGTCGCAGAGCTTCCGGGTTCTGGATATTCAGCATCGATCCCTGGAGTACGGCCACGCCCGCGCTGCGAAACTTGCTCAGGATCCGCCAGACGGTCTCGCGCGAGACTCCAATGGCTCGCCCTAGCTCCTCGTGCGTGAATCCAACGTGAACTCCCGTCCCGTTGCTCTGGCTCTGCCAGGTAAACGCCAAATCCAGCATGAATCCTGCCAATTTCTCACTGGCCGAGCGCTTCTGCCCCATCGTGCGCAGGAAATCGTAACTTTCCCGGCACTGTCGGCTCAGGATGTGCGCTGCCCTCCAGCACGCGGCGGGATCGGATCGCAGCAGCGACAAGAAATCTTCGGATTTCACAAACGCGACCTGGGACGGCTGCACCGTTTCTGCCGTGAATTCGTGTGCCGTTCCCGAGACGCAAGCGTGTAGGCCGAGCACCTCTCCGGGGCCCGCGATCTTTAGGATCAGGACGCGTCCGTCGGGTCCAGTCGTCCACACCTTCACATTGCCGATGCAAATCAGGTATACCCCGTTCGCTTTTTGGTGGGTTACGTACAGGGTGCTGCCCTTGGGGAGCAGGTTGGGAAATCTAACTTTCTCTAAAGCAGGCAGAGAGGCGTGTGGCAGGTAACAGAAAAATTCTTTGCCCGGCAACTTGCAGCCGAGGCAACTCTCGACGAACTCCAGACCGTAGGGAGATGACATAAATGCCTCCCCGGCACGGTCGGAAGCGCCGGTCGCTCGTCTTCGATCTCGAAGACACACAACCTAGCACAACATCACACCCGCTACAAGGCTCATCTGGAAGGTTGCTGGTTGGAGTTGTCAATCGCTAGTCAGAAGCTGCCTGGTATTTTGACTCTGCCATTCTCGTCACCGGCTTCCTGGCTTGTGACGTCGTGATCACCACTACGCTCACCAGGACACACAGCGTGCCCATGATTGTTCGCAGTCCCAACTCCTCCCCGCCCAGGAAATAGCCCAACACCACCGCGACCACTGGGTTCACATAAGCGTAGGTACCGACCCTGGTCGGCGATTCATGATGGATTAGCCACACGTATGCGGTGAACGCAACAATGGAACCGGCCACGATCAGGTACAGTAGCGACAACCACGCTCCACGGGAGACCGCGGCCGGCCGAAATCGGCGAATTTCCCCCAGAGCAGCTGCTGTCACTGCCAGCATCACTCCGCCGGTAAGCATCTGCACTCCCGAACTCATGACTTTCGATGACGGCAGCGGTAGTTTGCGGGCCAGCGCGGATGCCACCGACCATCCGATCGACGCCACGATTAAGGCCACCGCCCCGGTGCCGTCGATGGGCGCGCCGCCCAGCATCAGCGAGCGGCTCATCAGCACCGCCACGCCCGCAATACCGATCAACAGCGCCAGCGCCAATCCAACCGTGAGCTTCTGGGTTCGCAGAATGCTGATTTCCGAAAGCGCCATGAACACCGGAATGGTCGCCATCATGACCGCGGTAACCCCCGACGGCACGCGTTGCTCGGCCCAAAACACCAGCCCGTAGTCCACCACGAAAATCAGCACGGCGAGAATTGACACGGACAACCACTGCCGCCCGCTCGGTGACCGCTCTCCTTTTGCCAGCATCCAGCCACAAAGAACCAGGCCCGCGACCACGAACCGCATCGCCGCCAGCAGAAACGGGGGAACCTCGTGCACTCCAATCCGAATTGCCAGAAAGGTGGATCCCCAAACCAGATAAATAATTGCGAACGCCAGCAGCACCTTCCATCTCGGACGAGCGGTTGCTTCCATGCCCCGGAGCTCCTCACCTCGAATGGCCAGTGTTTTCCCTGGACCGTGCTTTCGTGCTTTCGTCTTACCCTTCCGGAAGAGTGATCGACTTGGGGGCCTGCTCCCGCGTGCGCGTTATGTGGGGGGTGATGATCACCAGCAGTTCGGTGTCGGTCTTCTGTTTATTGTGCGCGGAAGTAAGTGTGCCAAGCACAGGCAGGCGGGCAATTCCCGGCAGTCCGGTCAGCGAAGTCTGCTCGGAAACGTCAATCATGCCCGCGACCACGCCCGACTCGCCGTCCCGGATCGTAATCGATCCCGTGTACATGCGATTGGTGATTACCGGCACGCCGTTGAAGGACTGCCCGCCCAGCGCCCTGATTTCGACGTTCAGCGCCATCTGCACTTCGCCGTCGGCGTGGATCTGCGGTGTTGCCTTGACACTCAGCCCCAGGTCCTCATAGTTGAAGGACGGAAAAGGCGCGATGAAACTTTGATTTTGAATGACCTGCGCAATGGAAGGCGTGTTGAAGATGGGAGCAAAGGTTGCATTCAGGATCGGGTAACGGTCGCCGATCCGGAGCATGGCGGCATTTCCGCTGGACGCGCGGAGGGTCAATTTCTGGATCGTCGTGACCAGCGACTCATTGTGCGAGAAGCTGATCGACGTCGGCGGGAAGGGAACTGCGGTGAGGGTTTGCCCGCCCCCAAATGTCGCGAAGGGCTGTTGCAGCAGCGGATTTTGCGACTGCGATTGCAGTTGCGCCAGCAGCGCCGAGATCGCGGTCGTGTTCGCCTGGTTGATGCCGCCGGAGGAAATCAGTTGGTTGATCAGGTTCTGCACGTTGGGTTGCGACAATGCCGCCAGCGCTTGCGACGAGACATTGAATGTCTGCCACTGCAACGGCATGCTCAGCCCGAAGCTGCGCATCATGGTCCGGCTGATTTGGAACACCTGGAAATCCAACATCACTTGCGGGCGGGAGCTGTCCAGCGATTCCAGCAGCATGGTGGCGGCGTCGAGGACCGTGTGCGAGGCCCGCACCACCATCGTCGAAGTCCCGGTCTGCAAGGTGACAAAGCGGACATTGAAGATGGTGCGGAGCAAGTTGACGAGGTCGCTCAGCTCCTGCTGCGAAGTGACATCGGGAATGTAAAACGAGCGCAGCGCCATACGCTCGAACTGCAGCCGGTTCTGGGGACTATCGGCGACCACCAGGAATTCGCGTGCGGAAAGCGGCGTCCAGAATGTCTTGGTCATCACGCCGGCCAGCCGCATGGCAGTTGCGAAATCCACGTTCTGAAGATCGAAGCGCACCTGGCGCGGCGTCACCGACTCGTCGAAACGCGGCGTCACTCCGAAGGTGGTGGCGATCGCGTCGTACAGCGCGCGTGTGTCGCCGCGGAAATGGAAGGTGCCGCGCAAGTCAGTGGCGGGCTGCAAGCGCAGTTCGCCAGGATCGTCCACCACGTGGATTCCGGGCACCCGCGGCGCTGCCGGCAACGGAGTGGCGTCCTGCATCCGTTGCAACGCGAAGGTGTTGCTGGGATCGAGATGAAGCGCTTCGCGGAACTCGCCAGCTGCCGCCGTCTCCTTCTGTTGCAGCAGCAGCGCGTTGCCGCGCTGAATGTGGTCGTAAACGATTTTCTGGCGGAGGACTTCTCGCGCGGTGGCATATTCGAGGTCGCGCGGAACCAGGTTCGCCGCGGAATCGATGGCCTCGAATGCCTGGTCTGCTTTGCCCCTCTTTTGCAGTTTCAAGCCGCGAGCAAAATCGCGTTGCGCCTGTTTCAGTTCGCGCTTCGAAACCTCACACGCAGCGGGGGTCCGCTTCTGCGCGCATTCTTGCAGCAGTGCCAGGCCGGGCGTCTTGGTGTTTGGGCCCGGCGCAACCGTCTGCGCCCAGACCGCGGCGCAAATCAATGTGACAATCCCGGCAAGAGCACGCATTACTGCGATTGTAACCGTTGCCGGTGCCGGCGCAAGCGAGGTCCGGGTAAAAACCTTGGTGCCGCTACTTAATCCCGCATCCGGCGAAGCCAGCCACTAATGGAAGTCAACATCCACCCAGTAATTCCTGCCGTTCGCCGGCGTGTTCGGGAAAGTGCCGACCGGGCCCCACCCGTAGACGCCATTGCCGCTGCCGGCGACAGCCGACAAGGGCGGATTGGTGACCGGCACGTTGAAGTAGCCGTCGTCGTAGCTGTACGCGCCGCCGGTATGGTAGGAGACGATGTAGATCGTGTTGGCTGTGATCGCAACCGCAGTGGAGAATTGCACTTCCTGCCAACCGCTCGCGCTTTCATTGGTGAAAGTTGCTTGCGCCAGCAGTTGCCCGCTGCTCGTCCATAGGCTGCCGACGTGGCTGCTGGTATTGTTCGATGCTTTATAGAACTTTACTCCGGTGATCTGGCCGTTACGATCCGCGGTGAACATCATTCCCAATTCCACGGGCCAGTAAGCACTGGCATAAGGGACGGCGGGCACCGCTGTGCTGCTGAACAAGCTGTAGGAGTTTTGCGGTGGCGGCGGAGGCGGAGGTGGAGCGCTGGTGACTGTCAAGGTGGTCGAGCCGGTGATGTTGCCGCTCGCAGCCGCGATAAGCGACGTTCCGGCCGAAACAGCGGTCGCCATTCCAGCGCTGGTGATGGTGGCGACCGCGGGCGTGCCGGACGACCAAGTCACTTGTTGTGTAAGGTCTTGCGTGCTGGAGTCGGAATAATGTCCTGTAGCCGTGAACTGCTGATTACCGGAAACGGACAGGGTGGGATTCAGCGGCGCAACGCTGATCGAGACAAGCGAGGCGGTAGCAGTACTGGTGGTGAATACAAGATCCA
The window above is part of the Terriglobales bacterium genome. Proteins encoded here:
- a CDS encoding EamA family transporter; the protein is MEATARPRWKVLLAFAIIYLVWGSTFLAIRIGVHEVPPFLLAAMRFVVAGLVLCGWMLAKGERSPSGRQWLSVSILAVLIFVVDYGLVFWAEQRVPSGVTAVMMATIPVFMALSEISILRTQKLTVGLALALLIGIAGVAVLMSRSLMLGGAPIDGTGAVALIVASIGWSVASALARKLPLPSSKVMSSGVQMLTGGVMLAVTAAALGEIRRFRPAAVSRGAWLSLLYLIVAGSIVAFTAYVWLIHHESPTRVGTYAYVNPVVAVVLGYFLGGEELGLRTIMGTLCVLVSVVVITTSQARKPVTRMAESKYQAASD
- a CDS encoding Crp/Fnr family transcriptional regulator — translated: MSSPYGLEFVESCLGCKLPGKEFFCYLPHASLPALEKVRFPNLLPKGSTLYVTHQKANGVYLICIGNVKVWTTGPDGRVLILKIAGPGEVLGLHACVSGTAHEFTAETVQPSQVAFVKSEDFLSLLRSDPAACWRAAHILSRQCRESYDFLRTMGQKRSASEKLAGFMLDLAFTWQSQSNGTGVHVGFTHEELGRAIGVSRETVWRILSKFRSAGVAVLQGSMLNIQNPEALRRLAGR
- a CDS encoding type II and III secretion system protein; translated protein: MRALAGIVTLICAAVWAQTVAPGPNTKTPGLALLQECAQKRTPAACEVSKRELKQAQRDFARGLKLQKRGKADQAFEAIDSAANLVPRDLEYATAREVLRQKIVYDHIQRGNALLLQQKETAAAGEFREALHLDPSNTFALQRMQDATPLPAAPRVPGIHVVDDPGELRLQPATDLRGTFHFRGDTRALYDAIATTFGVTPRFDESVTPRQVRFDLQNVDFATAMRLAGVMTKTFWTPLSAREFLVVADSPQNRLQFERMALRSFYIPDVTSQQELSDLVNLLRTIFNVRFVTLQTGTSTMVVRASHTVLDAATMLLESLDSSRPQVMLDFQVFQISRTMMRSFGLSMPLQWQTFNVSSQALAALSQPNVQNLINQLISSGGINQANTTAISALLAQLQSQSQNPLLQQPFATFGGGQTLTAVPFPPTSISFSHNESLVTTIQKLTLRASSGNAAMLRIGDRYPILNATFAPIFNTPSIAQVIQNQSFIAPFPSFNYEDLGLSVKATPQIHADGEVQMALNVEIRALGGQSFNGVPVITNRMYTGSITIRDGESGVVAGMIDVSEQTSLTGLPGIARLPVLGTLTSAHNKQKTDTELLVIITPHITRTREQAPKSITLPEG